The following proteins are co-located in the Halococcus salsus genome:
- a CDS encoding 50S ribosomal protein L10 produces the protein MAADAESEATDHRTEQIPEWKREEVADLADLIASYESIGIVSVAGIPSRQLQAMRRDLQGSARLRVARNTLLTRALDDADEGVDELVDEVEGQVGLIGTNENPFGLYRQLEASKTPAPINAGEVSPNDITIPEGDTGIDPGPFVGELQQVGAEARIMDGSIQVTADSTVLEEGEEVSQALANVLSELGIEPKEVGLDLRTVYADGTLFEADELAIDIDEYRADIESAAAAGRNLSINAAYPTAQTAGALLGKGATEARGLGIEAAVESPDLVEDLVGRADAQLRALAAHIHDDEALPEALQGAEVAADTTTTDEQGDDQPAETETEDEAPDDDDDDDDDDAGGEGLGAMFG, from the coding sequence ATGGCCGCCGACGCCGAATCGGAGGCCACGGACCACCGGACCGAACAGATCCCCGAGTGGAAGCGCGAGGAGGTCGCGGATCTGGCCGACCTCATCGCGAGCTACGAGAGCATCGGGATCGTCTCGGTCGCGGGCATCCCGAGCCGACAGCTCCAGGCGATGCGTCGCGACCTCCAGGGATCGGCCCGGCTCCGCGTCGCACGCAACACCCTGCTGACGCGCGCACTCGACGACGCCGACGAGGGTGTCGACGAGCTCGTCGACGAGGTCGAAGGGCAGGTCGGGCTGATCGGGACGAACGAGAACCCGTTCGGGCTCTACCGTCAGCTCGAAGCCTCGAAGACCCCCGCCCCGATCAACGCGGGCGAGGTCTCGCCGAATGACATCACCATCCCCGAAGGCGACACCGGGATCGACCCGGGGCCCTTCGTGGGCGAACTCCAGCAGGTCGGTGCCGAGGCCCGGATCATGGACGGTTCGATCCAGGTCACCGCCGACTCGACGGTTCTGGAGGAGGGCGAGGAGGTCTCACAGGCCCTCGCGAACGTGCTCTCGGAGCTCGGAATCGAGCCCAAAGAGGTCGGGCTCGACCTGAGAACGGTGTACGCCGACGGGACGCTGTTCGAGGCCGACGAGCTGGCCATCGACATCGACGAGTACCGTGCGGACATCGAGTCCGCCGCCGCCGCCGGGCGGAACCTCTCGATCAACGCGGCCTACCCGACCGCCCAGACCGCGGGCGCGCTGCTCGGCAAGGGCGCGACCGAGGCGCGTGGCCTCGGGATCGAGGCCGCCGTCGAGAGCCCCGACCTCGTCGAGGACCTCGTGGGCCGGGCCGACGCCCAGCTCCGTGCGCTCGCCGCGCACATCCACGACGACGAGGCGCTCCCGGAGGCGCTCCAGGGCGCGGAAGTGGCTGCCGACACCACCACCACGGACGAACAGGGCGACGACCAACCGGCCGAAACGGAGACCGAGGACGAGGCCCCCGACGACGATGACGATGACGATGACGACGACGCGGGCGGCGAGGGCCTCGGCGCGATGTTCGGCTAA
- the rpl12p gene encoding 50S ribosomal protein P1 → MEYVYAALILNETGEEINEDNLTSVLESAGADVEDSRVKALVAALEDVDIEDAVDQAAAVPAGGAGGAAAPAGGDEAEAEADEAEEEEAEAEEEDDDDDDAGGEGLGELFG, encoded by the coding sequence ATGGAATACGTTTACGCAGCACTCATCCTGAACGAGACCGGCGAAGAGATCAACGAAGACAACCTGACGAGCGTGCTCGAGTCCGCCGGCGCTGACGTCGAGGACTCGCGCGTCAAGGCGCTCGTGGCCGCCCTCGAGGACGTCGACATCGAGGACGCCGTCGACCAGGCCGCCGCGGTCCCCGCTGGTGGCGCGGGCGGCGCAGCCGCACCGGCCGGCGGCGACGAGGCCGAGGCGGAGGCCGACGAGGCCGAAGAGGAGGAAGCCGAAGCCGAAGAAGAGGACGACGATGACGACGACGCGGGCGGCGAGGGCCTCGGCGAGCTCTTCGGCTGA
- a CDS encoding 50S ribosomal protein L1, whose product MAAAQDIEEAVTRALDEAPARNFTETVDLAVNLRDLDLNDPQNRVDESIVLPAGTGQDTRIIVFAEGETALRAEEVADQVLDGDDLEELGDDDGAAKDLAGDTDFFIAEAGMMQDIGRYLGTVLGPRGKMPTPLQPDDDVVETIERMKNTVQVRSRDRRTFHTRVGAADMTADEIADNIDVVNRRLEASLERGPLNIDTMYVKTTMGPSVEVA is encoded by the coding sequence ATGGCAGCAGCACAGGACATAGAAGAGGCCGTGACGCGCGCGCTCGACGAGGCCCCGGCTCGGAACTTCACCGAGACGGTCGACCTCGCCGTGAACCTGCGCGATCTCGACCTCAACGACCCACAGAACAGAGTCGACGAGAGCATCGTGCTCCCCGCCGGCACCGGTCAGGACACCCGGATCATCGTGTTCGCCGAGGGCGAGACCGCCCTGCGTGCCGAGGAGGTCGCCGACCAAGTGCTCGACGGGGACGACCTCGAAGAGCTCGGCGACGACGACGGTGCCGCGAAGGACCTAGCTGGCGACACCGACTTCTTCATCGCCGAGGCCGGCATGATGCAGGACATCGGCCGATACCTCGGGACGGTGCTCGGGCCACGCGGGAAGATGCCGACCCCGCTCCAGCCCGACGACGACGTCGTCGAGACCATCGAGCGGATGAAGAACACGGTGCAGGTCCGGAGCCGCGACCGCCGCACGTTCCACACGCGCGTCGGTGCGGCCGACATGACCGCCGACGAGATCGCCGACAACATCGACGTCGTCAACCGGCGTCTGGAGGCGAGCCTCGAACGCGGGCCCCTGAACATCGACACGATGTACGTCAAGACCACGATGGGCCCCTCGGTGGAGGTGGCCTGA
- a CDS encoding glutamate--cysteine ligase, translating to MDVGSAENFTRMGTVGIEEEFYVVDDRGRPTSGTDELVYETDPPEILDDRLDHELFKCVIETQTPTCADLDEAHEKLHEVRAALVEHAESHGYGIAAAGLHPAAKWRELEHAEKPRYRAQLDRIQYPQHRNTTAGIHVHVGVDDAEKATWIANEIRWFLPVMLALSANSPYWNGFDTGLASARAKIFENLPNTGVPTAFRDFAAYRDFERLMVERGSINDRGELWYDVRPHTENGTVEVRAPDGQADPEVVFAFVEYVHALVLDLAERYERTTAPWTTYRSGGDGSGAPPLRRELLDENKWRALRYGHDGTFIDRDGTGTIGLTEAVEREADRLGVDGIARVAAAESGAARQRRLLESEGLDGVCAALML from the coding sequence ATGGACGTGGGTTCGGCCGAGAACTTCACTCGGATGGGGACGGTCGGGATCGAAGAGGAGTTCTACGTCGTCGACGACCGTGGTCGACCCACGTCGGGTACCGACGAACTCGTCTACGAGACCGACCCACCCGAGATCCTCGACGACCGACTCGACCACGAACTCTTCAAGTGCGTCATCGAGACCCAGACTCCGACGTGTGCGGACCTCGACGAGGCCCACGAGAAGCTCCACGAGGTGCGGGCGGCGCTGGTCGAGCACGCCGAATCACATGGGTATGGTATCGCGGCGGCGGGCCTCCACCCGGCGGCGAAGTGGCGCGAGCTCGAACACGCCGAGAAGCCACGGTATCGCGCCCAACTGGACAGGATTCAGTACCCACAGCATCGCAATACGACGGCGGGGATCCACGTCCACGTGGGGGTGGACGACGCCGAGAAGGCCACCTGGATCGCGAACGAGATCCGCTGGTTCTTGCCCGTGATGCTCGCGCTCTCGGCGAACTCGCCCTACTGGAACGGCTTCGACACCGGGCTCGCCTCCGCGCGCGCGAAGATCTTCGAGAACCTGCCGAACACTGGGGTCCCGACGGCGTTCCGCGACTTCGCGGCGTATCGGGACTTCGAGCGGCTCATGGTCGAACGCGGGTCGATCAACGACCGCGGCGAGCTCTGGTACGACGTTCGCCCACACACCGAGAACGGCACCGTGGAGGTCCGCGCCCCCGACGGCCAGGCCGACCCCGAGGTCGTCTTCGCGTTCGTGGAGTACGTCCACGCGCTCGTGCTGGACCTCGCGGAGCGATACGAACGCACGACGGCCCCGTGGACGACCTACCGCTCGGGCGGGGACGGTTCGGGCGCGCCGCCGCTCCGGCGCGAACTCCTCGACGAGAACAAGTGGCGTGCGCTTCGCTACGGCCACGACGGGACGTTCATCGACCGCGACGGGACCGGCACCATAGGGCTCACGGAAGCGGTCGAGCGCGAAGCCGACCGGCTCGGCGTCGACGGAATCGCGCGCGTCGCGGCCGCCGAAAGCGGCGCGGCGAGACAGCGCCGGCTTCTCGAATCCGAGGGGCTCGACGGTGTCTGTGCCGCGCTCATGCTGTGA
- a CDS encoding Gfo/Idh/MocA family protein, translating to MTVRAGIIGAGGIAGMGILGMDDEKTIGREKSTASHAGGYAATDGIELVAVADVDDETLARFGETWEIPENRRYASHEAMLAEEALDVVSVCTPSFLHHRHVLDAARSAADPDVIWCEKPVASSVSDANEMVEVCAETDTELLVNHSFRFTEKLQRLRALLREENLVGEVQAVNAQFRMELLRNATHLLDTLVYLLDARAETVAGHITGVNEAVDSLDAGQDVDDSGGGGFVVLDDGTFTTVDCTVPRDISSMSFQITGTEGKLYLNNDDGEWRYWRLDDGEHVEAPLPGIEDAWTWDEDYRRAFPNAAEHVLALATGDAENRSTGVEATRSLEIIVGFYLSHYTGGQVSVPLDRPLRDVEITSW from the coding sequence ATGACTGTTCGCGCGGGAATCATCGGGGCGGGTGGCATCGCAGGGATGGGTATCCTCGGGATGGACGACGAGAAGACGATCGGGCGCGAGAAGAGCACCGCCAGCCACGCCGGTGGCTACGCGGCCACCGACGGGATCGAGCTCGTGGCGGTCGCCGACGTCGACGACGAAACTCTCGCACGGTTCGGGGAGACGTGGGAGATCCCCGAGAACCGACGGTACGCGAGCCACGAGGCCATGCTGGCCGAGGAAGCCCTCGACGTGGTCTCGGTCTGTACCCCGTCGTTCCTCCACCATCGCCACGTCCTCGACGCCGCGCGGTCGGCCGCGGATCCCGACGTGATCTGGTGTGAGAAACCCGTCGCGTCCTCGGTTTCCGACGCGAACGAGATGGTCGAGGTGTGTGCGGAGACCGACACCGAACTCCTCGTGAACCACTCCTTCCGGTTCACCGAGAAGCTCCAGCGACTCCGGGCGCTCCTCCGCGAGGAGAACCTCGTCGGCGAGGTCCAGGCCGTGAACGCACAGTTCCGGATGGAGCTCCTCCGGAACGCGACTCACCTCCTCGACACGCTCGTCTACCTCCTCGATGCACGCGCCGAGACCGTCGCGGGCCACATCACCGGGGTCAACGAAGCCGTCGACTCCCTCGACGCCGGGCAGGACGTCGACGACTCCGGCGGCGGCGGGTTCGTGGTGCTGGACGACGGAACGTTCACGACCGTCGACTGTACCGTCCCCCGCGACATCTCCTCGATGTCGTTCCAGATCACCGGGACCGAGGGGAAGCTCTACCTCAACAACGACGACGGCGAGTGGCGCTACTGGCGGCTCGACGACGGCGAGCACGTCGAAGCCCCGCTGCCGGGTATCGAGGACGCCTGGACGTGGGACGAGGACTACCGGCGGGCGTTCCCGAACGCGGCCGAACACGTCCTGGCGCTCGCGACCGGCGACGCCGAAAACCGCTCGACCGGTGTGGAGGCCACGCGCTCGCTCGAAATCATCGTCGGGTTCTACCTCTCGCACTACACCGGCGGGCAGGTCAGTGTGCCGTTGGACCGGCCGCTCCGCGATGTGGAGATCACTTCTTGGTAG
- a CDS encoding 50S ribosomal protein L11, with product MAGTIEALVPGGEADPGPPLGPELGPTPVNVQEVVAEINDQTEAFDGMEVPVTVEYDDEGDFTISVGVPPTAALIKDTAGFETGSGEPQKDFVADISVEDVRQIAEQKGPDLLAYDTKNAAKEVAGTCVTLGVTIDGEDARTFGERVDDGQYDDVLAEEAAA from the coding sequence ATGGCTGGAACTATCGAAGCACTCGTTCCCGGCGGGGAGGCCGACCCCGGCCCGCCGCTCGGACCCGAGCTCGGCCCGACCCCGGTGAACGTCCAGGAGGTCGTCGCGGAGATCAACGACCAGACCGAGGCCTTCGACGGCATGGAGGTCCCCGTCACCGTCGAGTACGACGACGAGGGTGACTTCACCATCTCCGTCGGTGTCCCGCCGACCGCGGCGCTGATCAAGGACACCGCCGGGTTCGAGACGGGCAGCGGCGAACCCCAGAAGGACTTCGTCGCCGACATCTCGGTCGAGGACGTCCGTCAGATCGCCGAACAGAAGGGGCCGGACCTGCTGGCCTACGACACGAAGAACGCCGCGAAGGAGGTCGCGGGCACCTGCGTCACGCTCGGAGTGACCATCGACGGCGAGGACGCCCGGACCTTCGGCGAGCGCGTCGACGACGGGCAGTACGACGACGTACTCGCGGAAGAAGCCGCAGCCTGA
- a CDS encoding tripartite tricarboxylate transporter permease: MGVVDGSVVFAPESAALALGFVFGGIALGTVSGLVPGLHANNFALLLAAAAPSIPGPPLYVGGAMLAAGVTHTFLDVVPALALGVPDPAMAASVLPGHRLVVAGRGREALRLSALGSGLAVVLAVPLALPMTRLMVSVYPTVSAHLPLVLALVVAFLVLTEGSIRACIGGALAFVLSAGLGVLTLDIEPTAPLATGGMLMPLFAGAFGAPVLIEALDGAGVPEQADAAVTTPRRVVGSTAFAGTVSGAVVGYLPGVSAAVAATVALPLVPNDDGARGFLVATSGVNTSNTIFALFALVALGSPRTGVLVALDSTGVPLDLPLLLSAVVLAAGFGFVLVPLLGDRYLRTVGRLDYTWLSVVVLGLLVVLSFLFAGFVGVGTFCAAALVGLVPATVGARRVHLMGVLMGPLILGI; encoded by the coding sequence ATGGGGGTGGTCGACGGGAGCGTCGTGTTCGCCCCGGAGTCGGCGGCGCTCGCGCTCGGCTTCGTCTTCGGGGGTATCGCACTCGGCACGGTGAGCGGGCTGGTCCCTGGATTGCACGCCAACAACTTCGCGCTCCTGCTCGCGGCGGCCGCACCCTCGATCCCGGGCCCGCCGCTGTACGTCGGTGGGGCGATGCTCGCCGCCGGCGTCACGCACACCTTCCTCGACGTCGTGCCGGCGCTCGCGCTCGGGGTTCCCGACCCCGCGATGGCGGCCTCCGTGCTCCCCGGCCATCGGCTCGTCGTCGCGGGTCGCGGTCGCGAGGCACTCCGGCTGTCGGCGCTCGGAAGTGGTCTCGCGGTCGTGCTCGCCGTTCCGCTCGCGCTCCCGATGACCCGGCTGATGGTGTCGGTCTACCCCACGGTCAGCGCCCATCTCCCGCTGGTGCTGGCGCTGGTCGTCGCGTTCCTGGTGCTCACCGAAGGCTCGATCCGGGCGTGCATCGGTGGGGCGCTCGCCTTCGTGTTGAGCGCGGGCCTCGGGGTCCTCACGCTCGATATCGAGCCCACCGCCCCGCTCGCGACGGGTGGGATGTTGATGCCGCTGTTCGCCGGTGCGTTCGGCGCGCCGGTGCTGATCGAGGCGCTCGACGGGGCGGGGGTTCCCGAGCAGGCCGACGCCGCGGTCACCACGCCGCGACGCGTCGTCGGGTCGACGGCGTTCGCCGGGACGGTCTCGGGGGCGGTCGTGGGCTATCTCCCCGGCGTTTCGGCGGCCGTCGCGGCGACGGTCGCGCTGCCGCTCGTCCCGAACGACGACGGCGCGCGGGGCTTCCTCGTGGCGACGAGCGGGGTCAACACCTCGAACACGATCTTCGCCCTCTTCGCGCTCGTCGCGCTCGGGTCGCCCCGGACGGGAGTGCTCGTCGCCCTCGATTCCACGGGGGTGCCGCTCGACCTGCCGCTCCTCCTCTCGGCGGTCGTGCTCGCTGCCGGTTTCGGGTTCGTGCTCGTGCCGCTCCTCGGCGATCGCTACCTCCGGACGGTGGGACGGCTCGATTACACCTGGCTCTCGGTCGTCGTCCTCGGTCTGTTGGTCGTTCTCTCCTTTCTGTTCGCGGGATTCGTCGGGGTCGGTACGTTCTGTGCGGCCGCGCTCGTCGGACTGGTGCCCGCGACGGTCGGCGCGCGTCGGGTCCACCTGATGGGGGTGTTGATGGGACCGTTGATCCTCGGTATATGA
- a CDS encoding transcriptional regulator, which produces MVNTGPNDGNDSARTMHIRFGRGNTDRVEETLAALDRDETPEPYFERVYRDEDDLHRVTRPKNLELLRTLASARPESIRETARLVERDVRHVHRNLTELADLGLVEFETNGRSKRPRVWYDEIAVELELTTDDDAETSETVEA; this is translated from the coding sequence ATGGTGAACACTGGCCCTAACGACGGAAACGACTCCGCGCGTACGATGCACATCCGCTTTGGACGCGGAAACACGGACCGCGTCGAAGAGACGTTGGCGGCACTCGACCGTGACGAGACACCCGAACCCTACTTCGAGCGGGTCTATCGCGACGAGGACGACCTGCATCGCGTGACACGTCCGAAGAACCTCGAACTGCTCCGAACCCTCGCGAGCGCGCGTCCGGAAAGCATCCGCGAGACTGCCCGGCTTGTCGAGCGCGACGTTCGCCACGTTCATCGCAACCTGACGGAACTGGCGGACCTCGGTCTCGTGGAGTTCGAGACAAATGGGCGATCGAAGCGTCCGCGCGTCTGGTACGACGAGATCGCCGTCGAGTTGGAGTTGACGACCGACGACGATGCGGAGACGAGTGAAACCGTCGAAGCTTGA
- a CDS encoding MOSC domain-containing protein gives MATVETIFTTDEGSAPMNEVEGIEAVERQGLRGDRYMTGTGYYSGMDECEVTFIESEAIEEIKEEYDIDLSDGRHRRNIVTSGVSVHDLLDKQFRVGETVFEGTRPRPPCAHVEQVADEEGVAKALKNRRGGICASVVEGGEIGVGDELEALEEIDEDSSLGDAIKSRLVD, from the coding sequence ATGGCCACCGTCGAGACGATCTTCACTACGGACGAGGGCTCCGCGCCGATGAACGAGGTCGAGGGGATCGAGGCCGTCGAGCGCCAGGGACTCCGCGGCGACCGCTACATGACGGGGACGGGCTACTACTCCGGGATGGACGAGTGTGAGGTCACCTTCATCGAGAGCGAGGCCATCGAGGAGATCAAGGAGGAGTACGACATCGACCTCTCGGACGGCCGCCACCGGCGGAACATCGTCACCAGCGGCGTCTCGGTCCACGACCTGCTCGACAAACAGTTCAGAGTCGGCGAGACGGTCTTCGAGGGGACCCGCCCGCGCCCGCCCTGCGCCCACGTCGAGCAGGTCGCCGACGAGGAGGGCGTGGCGAAGGCGCTCAAGAACCGACGCGGCGGCATCTGTGCGAGCGTCGTCGAGGGCGGGGAGATCGGCGTCGGCGACGAACTCGAAGCCCTCGAGGAGATCGACGAGGATTCGAGCCTCGGTGACGCGATCAAGAGTCGGCTGGTCGACTGA
- a CDS encoding phosphopantetheine adenylyltransferase → MKVALGGTFDPIHDGHRRLFDHAFERGDVTVGLTSDDLARETRHEERYVRPFEERRADLDAELAALAEEHDREYEIRRLDEPTGIAAEEDFDVLVVSPETENGGVEVNRRREEAGLDPLDIEVVDHLAAEDGDIVSSTRIVRGEIDAHGNLTPEREGRPRPE, encoded by the coding sequence ATGAAGGTCGCGCTCGGCGGCACGTTCGACCCGATCCACGACGGCCATCGACGGCTGTTCGACCACGCGTTCGAGCGCGGCGACGTCACCGTGGGGCTGACGAGCGACGACCTCGCCCGGGAGACGAGACACGAGGAGCGCTACGTCCGGCCGTTCGAGGAGCGCCGGGCGGATCTGGACGCCGAACTCGCGGCGCTCGCCGAGGAGCACGACCGGGAGTACGAGATCCGGCGGCTCGACGAGCCGACCGGGATCGCCGCCGAGGAGGACTTCGACGTGCTCGTGGTCTCGCCCGAGACCGAGAACGGGGGCGTGGAGGTCAATCGACGCCGCGAGGAGGCGGGGCTCGACCCGCTCGACATCGAGGTGGTCGACCACCTCGCGGCCGAGGACGGCGACATCGTTTCGAGCACCCGGATCGTCCGCGGCGAGATCGACGCCCACGGCAACCTCACGCCCGAACGCGAGGGCCGCCCTCGACCGGAGTAG
- a CDS encoding VOC family protein, which yields MDGTLDHTMMRVEDLDESIDWYTTHLDYEEKSRWEADSFTNVFLGPTDVHEDGALLELTYNHDGRSYEMGDAWGHIAVRVPEDELQSSYDELMDEGVEDYRDPESCDNKYAFVKDPDGHEIEIVKRDYGAKWSLDHTMMRVEDADQQIGFWARKFEYETQPEGKWEADSFANYFVAPRDSPQEAMSVELTYNYDGRSYEMGDAWGHVAVRTDDLDDAWETLMTREAEDYRDPESCDHNYAFTKGPDGHEIEIVTS from the coding sequence ATGGACGGAACACTCGACCACACCATGATGCGCGTCGAGGACCTGGACGAGAGTATCGACTGGTACACGACACATCTCGACTACGAGGAGAAGAGCCGCTGGGAGGCCGACAGCTTCACCAACGTCTTTCTTGGACCAACGGACGTCCACGAGGACGGCGCGCTGCTCGAACTCACCTACAACCACGACGGGCGCTCCTACGAGATGGGTGACGCGTGGGGCCACATCGCGGTGCGAGTCCCGGAGGACGAACTCCAGTCCTCGTACGACGAGCTCATGGACGAGGGTGTCGAGGACTACCGGGATCCCGAGAGCTGCGACAACAAGTACGCCTTCGTGAAAGACCCCGACGGCCACGAGATCGAGATCGTCAAACGGGACTACGGTGCGAAGTGGAGCCTCGACCACACCATGATGCGCGTCGAGGACGCCGACCAGCAGATCGGCTTCTGGGCCCGGAAGTTCGAGTACGAGACCCAGCCCGAGGGCAAGTGGGAGGCCGACTCCTTCGCGAACTACTTCGTCGCGCCGCGCGATAGCCCACAGGAAGCGATGAGCGTCGAGCTCACCTACAACTACGATGGACGGTCCTACGAGATGGGCGACGCGTGGGGCCACGTCGCGGTTCGGACGGACGACCTCGACGACGCCTGGGAGACCCTGATGACCCGCGAGGCCGAGGACTACCGGGATCCCGAATCCTGCGACCACAACTACGCGTTCACGAAGGGGCCGGACGGCCACGAGATCGAGATCGTCACGTCGTAG
- a CDS encoding winged helix-turn-helix domain-containing protein: MSTDDPDPPEDEPSDVEPADLRAELDRQRGTARPEPDAEGLVDLLSAAFDTDKRTRVYVGLRQRPDSTAEALAEETGLYPTTVERVLDDLEAEGVVERRVGTGNGERYTAIAPEEALDVALGRIQNAIDERFRFGGLGGRSFPERERSEPVTIPVERDDGDER; the protein is encoded by the coding sequence ATGTCCACCGACGACCCGGATCCACCCGAGGACGAACCGTCGGACGTCGAACCCGCCGACCTGCGGGCGGAGCTCGACCGTCAGCGGGGCACCGCCCGTCCCGAACCGGACGCCGAAGGGCTCGTCGACCTGCTCTCGGCCGCGTTCGACACCGACAAGCGCACCCGGGTGTACGTCGGCCTCCGGCAGCGTCCGGACTCGACGGCGGAAGCCCTCGCCGAGGAGACGGGACTCTATCCGACCACCGTCGAGCGAGTGCTCGACGACCTCGAAGCCGAGGGAGTCGTCGAGCGCCGCGTGGGAACGGGCAACGGCGAGCGCTACACCGCGATCGCCCCGGAGGAAGCGCTCGACGTGGCGCTCGGCCGGATCCAGAACGCGATCGACGAGCGGTTCCGGTTCGGCGGGCTGGGCGGCCGGTCGTTCCCGGAGCGCGAACGCAGCGAGCCGGTGACGATCCCGGTCGAGCGGGACGACGGCGACGAGCGGTGA
- a CDS encoding toxin-antitoxin system TumE family protein has protein sequence MGGSGGATKALDITERFPENGTLVDITAWRVPQSDRYPEGVRYSMQYGRIDGGTIVRYDTFPDHPGASRHHKHTETGSVEDIEFPGLRPLFQRFKQEVRNHGEHWP, from the coding sequence ATGGGAGGGAGCGGTGGTGCGACGAAAGCCCTCGATATCACGGAACGCTTCCCGGAGAATGGGACACTCGTCGATATCACGGCGTGGCGCGTGCCCCAATCCGACCGCTATCCGGAAGGGGTTCGATACTCCATGCAGTACGGGCGGATCGACGGCGGAACCATCGTTCGCTACGATACCTTCCCGGATCACCCCGGCGCGTCGCGTCATCACAAACACACCGAGACGGGATCGGTCGAGGATATCGAGTTTCCCGGCCTGCGCCCACTCTTCCAGCGTTTCAAACAGGAGGTACGCAATCATGGTGAACACTGGCCCTAA
- a CDS encoding OBG GTPase family GTP-binding protein, translating to MGVEDEIEEIREEISETPYNKSTEAHIGRLKSKLADLKEKLENQSSAGGGQGYSVEQTGDATVALVGMPSAGKSTLLNALTNAESEVGAYEFTTLDVNPGMLKHKGANIQVLDVPGLIEGAAGGRGGGREVLSVIRTADLVVFVLSVFEIDRYEPLRRDLYENKIRLDTRPPRVRITPKGKGGIDVTLGPEVDLEPDTVREVLRERGYVNADVAITESVDLDLLLDGILENRVYLPSLVAVNKADLIDQDYLDTVNAELREHDIDPEEAVFISAEEEKGLDALREEIWQGLDLIRVYMDKPGRGPDYEEPLVLKAGQTVGDAAKKLGGDLDDRFRFARVSGPSAKHDDQQVGREHELADEDVLRIVARR from the coding sequence ATGGGCGTCGAAGACGAGATCGAGGAGATCCGTGAGGAGATATCGGAGACGCCGTACAACAAGTCCACGGAGGCGCATATCGGTCGCTTGAAGTCCAAACTCGCCGACCTGAAGGAGAAGCTCGAGAACCAGTCCTCCGCGGGCGGCGGGCAGGGCTACTCGGTCGAGCAGACCGGCGACGCGACCGTGGCGCTCGTCGGGATGCCGAGCGCGGGGAAATCCACCCTCCTCAACGCACTCACCAACGCCGAGAGCGAGGTCGGGGCCTACGAGTTCACCACGCTCGACGTGAACCCAGGGATGCTGAAGCACAAGGGTGCGAACATCCAGGTGCTCGACGTCCCCGGGCTGATCGAGGGCGCGGCAGGCGGGCGCGGGGGCGGGCGCGAGGTGCTCTCGGTGATCCGAACCGCAGACCTCGTTGTCTTCGTGCTCTCGGTGTTCGAGATCGACCGGTACGAACCCCTCCGACGCGACCTCTACGAGAACAAGATCCGTCTGGATACCCGGCCGCCGCGGGTTCGGATCACCCCGAAAGGGAAGGGTGGGATCGACGTCACGCTGGGACCCGAGGTCGACCTGGAACCCGACACGGTTCGGGAGGTCCTCCGCGAGCGCGGCTACGTCAACGCCGACGTCGCCATCACCGAATCCGTAGATCTGGACCTCCTGCTCGACGGGATCCTCGAAAACCGGGTCTACCTCCCGTCGCTCGTGGCGGTCAACAAGGCCGACCTGATCGACCAGGACTACCTCGACACCGTGAACGCGGAGCTTCGCGAGCACGACATCGACCCCGAGGAGGCGGTGTTCATCAGCGCCGAGGAGGAGAAGGGCCTCGACGCGCTCCGCGAGGAGATCTGGCAGGGGCTCGACCTGATCCGGGTCTACATGGACAAACCGGGGCGCGGACCCGACTACGAGGAGCCGCTGGTGCTCAAGGCTGGGCAAACGGTCGGCGATGCGGCGAAGAAGCTCGGCGGGGACCTCGACGACCGGTTCCGGTTCGCGCGGGTGAGCGGCCCGAGCGCGAAACACGACGACCAGCAAGTAGGGAGGGAACACGAACTCGCCGACGAGGACGTGCTCCGGATCGTCGCGCGGCGATGA
- a CDS encoding twin-arginine translocation signal domain-containing protein → MQRRRFLAGVASGGAMGVLAGCMGAGEGVDARRVTVNATYTFDGVALAPRFHRASR, encoded by the coding sequence ATGCAACGACGCCGATTCCTCGCCGGCGTGGCGAGCGGCGGAGCCATGGGAGTGCTGGCCGGCTGTATGGGGGCGGGCGAGGGCGTCGACGCCCGACGTGTGACGGTCAACGCCACGTATACGTTCGACGGGGTGGCGCTCGCTCCCCGTTTCCACCGGGCGAGCCGGTAG